In the genome of Achromobacter sp. MFA1 R4, the window GCAGCCCATTGCCTGCGCGAATGCCGCGCCGGGGGCCGAAAGCTCCCTGGCGGCGCTGGACTATTTCAGGGCCGCCTTTCTTGCGCAACTGACGGGCGGCATCTCGCCGAACGCCGTTGCGCTCGCGTTGTCCGACTGGCTGCTCCATCTGCACGCGGCCCCTGGCCGGCAACTGGAACTGGCCTTGAAATGGCAGGATGCCGTCCAGGAACTGGCCACGCATGCCGCGCTGCTGATGTCCGGGCGCCCGCCCGCGTGCCCGGACGCGCCGTCCGACCGCCGCTGCGCCACGCCCGCCTGGCAAACCGAACCCTTCCAGTTGTGGCAGCATGGCTTTCGGGAAGTCCGGCAGTGGTGGGCCGACGCGACCTGCGGCGTCCCCGGCGTCTCCTCCCATCACACCGACCTCGTTTCGTTCTGCGCCCGCCAATGGTGCGACCTGTTCGCGCCTGCAAACTTTCCCTGGTCGAACCCGGAGGTCTTGGAACGCACGGCTGCCGAGCACGGCCTGAACCTGCTGGCCGGCATGGGCCATCTTGCGGACGATCTTGCGCGCAAGGCCTGGGGCCTGCCGGAACACGGGCTGGAGGACTTCAAGGTCGGCGTCAATGTCGCGGTAACGCCCGGCGCGGTGGTGTTTCGCAACCACCTGATCGAACTCATCCAGTATGCGCCGTCCACCAACGAGGTGCGCCCCGAACCCATCCTGATCACGCCGGCCTGGATCATGAAGTACTACGTGCTGGATCTGTCGCCCGGCAATTCCCTGATCCGGTATCTGGTGGCGCAAGGCTTCACGGTCTTCTGCATTTCCTGGCGCAACGTCAGCGCGCGGGACCGGGATCTGTCCCTGGAAGACTACCGCCGGCTGGGCTTCATGGCGGCGCTGGATGCGGTGAACCGCTGCGTACCCGGCCAACGGGTGC includes:
- a CDS encoding alpha/beta hydrolase; this encodes MKPAFDVWLPREAGQPIACANAAPGAESSLAALDYFRAAFLAQLTGGISPNAVALALSDWLLHLHAAPGRQLELALKWQDAVQELATHAALLMSGRPPACPDAPSDRRCATPAWQTEPFQLWQHGFREVRQWWADATCGVPGVSSHHTDLVSFCARQWCDLFAPANFPWSNPEVLERTAAEHGLNLLAGMGHLADDLARKAWGLPEHGLEDFKVGVNVAVTPGAVVFRNHLIELIQYAPSTNEVRPEPILITPAWIMKYYVLDLSPGNSLIRYLVAQGFTVFCISWRNVSARDRDLSLEDYRRLGFMAALDAVNRCVPGQRVHAVGYCLGGTLLSIAAAAMANQADDRLATITLLAAQTDFSEPGGLGLYIDASEVHFLESVMWAQGYLSADQMAAAFQSLRPIEDVAGRAVRTYLLGERAHPTDLVAWNADSTHMPYRMHAEYLRKLFLENELAAGCYEVDGRTIALRNIRTPIFALGTVNDHIAPWRSVFKLHYLTDADIRFVLTSGGHNAGVVSEPGHPGRWHRLCPRPKNGLRAGPDDWLAATTLCGGSWWPTWVEWLAHRSGAPRPANPRLGEPDADSDALMAAPGSYVRQG